One Pygocentrus nattereri isolate fPygNat1 chromosome 23, fPygNat1.pri, whole genome shotgun sequence genomic window carries:
- the LOC108437644 gene encoding flotillin-2a isoform X4 → MLVMVWRLSLEVMTILCRCENIETSEGVPLDVTGVAQVKVMTDKELLSLACEQFLGKSVIEIKGVVLQTLEGHLRSILGTLTVEQIYQDRDQFASLVREVAAPDVGRMGIEILSFTIKDVYDKVDYLSSLGKTQTAAVQRDADIGVAEAERDAGIREAECKKEMMDVKFLADTKMADSKRELEMQKASFNQEVNAKKAEAQLAYELQAAKEQQKIRLEEIEIEVVQRKKQITIEEKEIVRTDKELIATVKRPAEAEAYKMQQLAEGQKVKKVLTAQAEAEKIRRIGEAEAASIEAVGKAEAEKMRMKAEAYQQYGEAAKTALVLEALPKIAGKVSAPLARTNEIVILSGEGSRVTGEVNRLLAELPVSVNALTGVDLTKIPLLQKMTNAQA, encoded by the exons GTAAAGGTAATGACAGATAAGGAGTTACTGTCTCTTGCCTGTGAGCAATTCCTGGGTAAGTCTGTGATAGAGATTAAAGGGGTGGTCCTGCAGACACTGGAGGGTCATCTCCGTTCCATTCTGG GCACTCTAACAGTGGAGCAGATTTACCAGGACAGAGACCAGTTTGCCAGTCTGGTGAGGGAGGTGGCTGCTCCTGATGTTGGCAGGATGGGCATCGAGATCCTCAGCTTCACAATTAAG GACGTCTATGATAAAGTGGACTACCTGAGCTCACTGGGTAAGACCCAGACAGCAGCTGTGCAGAGAGATGCAGATATTGGAGTGGCAGAGGCTGAGAGAGATGCAGGAATAAGG GAGGCAGAATGCAAAAAGGAAATGATGGACGTAAAGTTCTTAGCAGACACTAAAATGGCCGACTCAAAGCGTGAGCTTGAGATGCAGAAAGCGTCTTTCAACCAGGAAGTCAATGCAAAG aaagctgAAGCTCAGCTGGCGTATGAACTGCAGGCAGCTAAGGAGCAGCAAAAGATCCGTTTGGAGGAGATTGAGATTGAGGTGGTGCAGAGGAAGAAACAGATCACCATAGAAGAGAAGGAAATTGTTCGCACTGATAAAGAACTGATTGCTACTGTGAAGCGACCAGCCGAGGCAGAGGCGTATAAGATGCAGCAACTGGCAGAAGGACAAAA GGTGAAAAAAGTGCTGACAGCGCAGGCAGAAGCAGAGAAGATCAGGCGCATAGGTGAGGCTGAAGCTGCCTCCATTGAAGCAGTGGGCAAGGCTGAAGCAGAAAAGATGAGAATGAAGGCCGAGGCCTACCAGCAGTATGGAGAAGCGGCGAAAACCGCTCTGGTCTTGGAGGCGCTGCCCAAG ATTGCTGGGAAAGTGTCAGCACCTTTGGCCCGAACCAATGAGATTGTCATTCTTAGTGGTGAGGGCAGCCGTGTGACCGGAGAAGTGAATCGCCTGTTGGCTGAGCTGCCCGTCTCTGTCAATGCCCTCACAGGAGTGGACCTAACAAAG ATCCCTTTGCTGCAGAAAATGACCAATGCTCAAGCATGA